A single region of the Dehalococcoides mccartyi genome encodes:
- the mscL gene encoding large conductance mechanosensitive channel protein MscL, protein MFKEFKTFIMRGNVVDLAVGIVIGAAFGAIVNSLVKDVLMPPVGLLLGNVDFSNLFIVLKEGAASGPYESLLVAQTAGAVTINYGVFINALINFLILAAAIFFFIVRPLNQLAARQKSKDAAAPAQTDTKDCPYCATRIPLKAKKCPYCTSELKQTG, encoded by the coding sequence ATGTTTAAAGAATTTAAAACATTCATTATGCGCGGCAATGTAGTGGATTTGGCGGTAGGTATAGTAATAGGTGCAGCCTTCGGGGCAATTGTCAACTCACTGGTAAAGGATGTTTTAATGCCTCCTGTCGGGTTACTATTAGGCAATGTTGATTTCAGCAATCTGTTTATAGTTCTTAAAGAAGGTGCCGCCAGCGGACCATATGAATCACTGCTGGTTGCCCAAACCGCCGGAGCAGTAACAATAAACTACGGGGTATTTATTAACGCGCTTATCAACTTTCTGATACTGGCTGCTGCTATTTTCTTTTTTATAGTCAGGCCGCTGAACCAGCTGGCCGCCCGCCAGAAAAGCAAAGATGCCGCCGCCCCTGCTCAAACAGATACCAAAGATTGCCCTTACTGCGCTACCCGCATACCCTTGAAAGCCAAGAAATGCCCATACTGCACATCAGAGCTGAAACAGACAGGATGA
- the mutM gene encoding DNA-formamidopyrimidine glycosylase, with protein MPELPEVETVKNEIMPHLLGKKITRMEALWAKTLCPPETEFNKLVSGLQVTGLSRRGKYIIISLSGGLFISVHLKMSGGLTAVKAETEQFPRFTRAVFHLENGEQVYFTDIRKFGRINLLTSLDTILEKLGPEPLEEDFTPEVLGKRLSGRKGPIKAVLLDQKVLAGVGNMYADEALFKACLNPLRPADSLSEAEVTKLHSAIQSVLHKAIQNKGASVSTYHRPDGSKGGAQLEFNVAHRRGEVCPECGAPITRQLIRQRACYFCPHCQS; from the coding sequence ATGCCTGAACTGCCTGAAGTGGAAACGGTAAAAAACGAAATAATGCCCCATTTGCTGGGCAAAAAGATAACCCGCATGGAAGCGTTGTGGGCAAAAACGCTCTGCCCGCCTGAAACCGAGTTTAACAAACTGGTCTCAGGTTTGCAGGTAACCGGGCTTAGCCGCCGCGGTAAGTATATTATCATCAGCTTAAGCGGCGGGCTGTTTATCAGTGTGCATTTGAAGATGAGCGGCGGGCTGACGGCAGTCAAGGCTGAGACTGAACAGTTTCCCCGTTTCACCAGAGCGGTCTTTCATTTGGAAAATGGAGAGCAGGTATACTTCACAGACATACGCAAATTCGGGCGGATAAACTTACTTACCAGTCTGGACACTATTCTGGAAAAACTGGGACCTGAACCTCTGGAAGAGGATTTTACCCCGGAGGTGCTTGGTAAGCGTCTTTCGGGGCGTAAAGGACCTATCAAGGCCGTTCTCCTTGACCAGAAGGTGCTGGCAGGGGTGGGCAATATGTATGCGGACGAAGCTTTGTTTAAAGCCTGTCTGAACCCGCTCCGCCCGGCTGACAGCCTGAGCGAAGCAGAGGTAACAAAACTCCATTCGGCAATCCAGTCAGTTTTACATAAAGCTATACAGAACAAGGGGGCAAGTGTCAGCACTTATCACCGTCCTGACGGCTCAAAGGGAGGCGCCCAGCTGGAGTTTAACGTTGCCCACCGCCGGGGTGAGGTTTGCCCTGAGTGTGGTGCACCTATAACCCGCCAGCTGATACGCCAACGGGCCTGCTACTTCTGTCCTCATTGCCAATCATAA
- a CDS encoding phosphatase PAP2 family protein, translated as MAKLRDYLPYLILLGVFILLAWLVFLNPVLAADSSISGFIQDISLPGFDGFMEFISCLGSFPVWIIPPGAAVIWLWCKGYRLQSVICALVPGIAAFVVYIFKWLIDRPRPGSLEDGGTSFPSGHTAYALACYGVIFFIIPKFIRRPVLRFILRLLCLVPVVFMGISRVYLNAHWPSDVLGAYLLSGAVLGIGLTYLKHKLTKGVNHA; from the coding sequence TTGGCAAAACTGCGTGATTACCTGCCGTATCTGATACTGCTGGGTGTGTTTATCCTGCTGGCCTGGCTGGTATTTTTAAACCCGGTTTTAGCCGCGGATTCATCTATCTCAGGGTTTATTCAAGATATTTCACTGCCCGGTTTTGACGGATTTATGGAATTTATTTCCTGCCTGGGCAGTTTTCCGGTCTGGATTATTCCGCCGGGGGCGGCGGTAATCTGGCTGTGGTGCAAAGGCTACCGTTTACAGTCCGTAATCTGTGCGCTGGTGCCTGGCATTGCCGCTTTTGTGGTGTATATATTCAAATGGCTTATTGACCGCCCCCGTCCCGGCAGTCTGGAAGACGGCGGCACCAGTTTCCCCTCAGGCCATACCGCTTATGCTCTGGCCTGTTACGGGGTGATATTTTTTATCATACCCAAATTTATCCGCCGCCCTGTACTCAGGTTTATACTCCGGCTGCTTTGCCTTGTGCCGGTAGTCTTTATGGGTATTTCCAGAGTATATTTAAATGCCCACTGGCCAAGTGATGTGCTGGGGGCATACCTGCTTTCGGGGGCAGTGCTGGGAATAGGGCTGACCTATCTGAAGCACAAATTAACCAAAGGAGTAAATCATGCCTGA
- the polA gene encoding DNA polymerase I — protein sequence MNKPVIVLFDGTNLVHRAYHVLPPLAIRKTGEVVGAAFGFASILIKVLTDLKPDCYAISFDRKGPTFRHEMFKDYKAQRPPMPDELVSQLGRVRQIVDAFNMPVYEQSGFEADDVLGTLATRAAAAGMEVIIASGDADSMQLVGPDIRILYPGPAGSFASTSLYDEAAVRAKYGLGPEHIADYKALMGDPSDNIPGVPGIGPKTAQKLIEEYGGIEDIYKNLDKISPPGLQKKLADNAEVARDSKILTTIVRDLPLDFSIEECRAEHYNRQKVVDLFRELEFFRLIDRLPGGENQLQGTPDMFAAAPKIETRYTVADSQNIDSIVKRLANAKELALAVSGTPEEAMDARLTALALSSAAGDACFVPAEFIGSASEGQMFTTEGHSGLAALLGDEKICKTAHNAKYLMNLLLSAGQEVKGLDFDTMIAAHLLGEKNLAIKDLIFEHFGIEIADIENILTRNGKKTIFSEVQLSEAAQLAADYTFRLKGIFAAQLAETKLMDLFARVEMPLLPILLGMERTGIMLDTDLLKAMAEKTGRQIFKLEEDIYAQAGHSFNIGSPQQLGRILFDELKLPVIKKTKTGYSTGAEVLEELKGKHRIVDLILEYRMLVKLKSTYLDTLPRMVNPHTRRLHTSFNQTRTATGRLSSSEPNLQNIPVRGEMGREIRRAFIAPPGTVLLAGDYSQIDLRVLAHLSQDPALIEAFQSDQDIHTATAARLLNVSPSKVTKEQRRLAKTVNFGVIYGMSSYGLEQATELSLEEADKFIKAYFEKYPRVAVYFSEIKQQVRTQGYVETLLGRRRYIPEINSPNRILRESAERMAINMPVQGTSADIIKLAMVRLDEKLKEEKLKSRLLLQVHDELIFEVPTAELGRMSDLLVETMSGAVAFEIPLKVELKSGANWGDME from the coding sequence ATGAATAAACCTGTAATAGTCCTCTTTGACGGTACTAATCTGGTCCACCGCGCGTATCATGTACTTCCTCCGCTTGCAATCCGCAAAACAGGTGAAGTAGTGGGTGCCGCTTTTGGTTTCGCCTCCATACTGATTAAAGTCTTAACAGACCTTAAACCGGATTGTTACGCCATATCCTTTGACAGAAAAGGCCCAACCTTCCGCCATGAAATGTTCAAAGATTACAAAGCCCAGCGTCCGCCTATGCCTGACGAACTGGTCAGCCAGCTGGGGCGGGTACGCCAGATTGTAGATGCTTTTAATATGCCGGTATACGAACAGAGCGGCTTTGAGGCTGATGATGTGCTGGGTACGCTGGCAACCAGAGCCGCTGCCGCAGGTATGGAGGTTATTATAGCCTCCGGAGACGCAGATTCCATGCAGCTGGTCGGGCCGGATATCCGCATTTTGTATCCCGGTCCGGCAGGTTCTTTTGCCAGCACCAGTTTGTATGACGAGGCGGCGGTAAGGGCAAAATACGGTTTGGGGCCGGAGCATATTGCAGATTACAAAGCCCTTATGGGTGACCCGTCTGACAATATCCCTGGAGTACCCGGCATAGGCCCGAAAACCGCCCAGAAACTTATAGAAGAGTATGGCGGCATAGAAGATATTTATAAAAATCTGGATAAAATAAGCCCGCCCGGTCTTCAGAAAAAGCTGGCAGACAATGCCGAAGTAGCCCGTGACAGTAAAATACTGACAACTATCGTGCGTGATTTGCCGCTTGATTTCAGTATTGAGGAATGCCGGGCAGAGCACTATAACCGCCAGAAAGTGGTAGACCTATTCCGCGAGCTGGAGTTTTTCAGGCTGATTGACCGCCTGCCGGGAGGGGAAAACCAGCTTCAGGGTACGCCGGATATGTTCGCTGCCGCTCCAAAGATTGAAACCCGCTATACGGTGGCAGACAGCCAAAATATAGACAGCATCGTTAAACGCCTGGCAAATGCCAAAGAGCTGGCGCTGGCGGTTTCGGGTACTCCCGAAGAAGCTATGGATGCCCGCCTGACGGCACTGGCACTTTCAAGTGCGGCGGGTGATGCTTGTTTTGTACCCGCTGAGTTTATCGGCAGTGCTTCAGAAGGGCAGATGTTTACCACCGAAGGGCATTCCGGCTTGGCAGCTCTGCTTGGTGATGAAAAAATATGTAAAACCGCCCATAACGCCAAGTACCTTATGAATTTGCTTTTATCTGCCGGGCAAGAAGTAAAAGGGCTGGATTTTGATACCATGATTGCCGCCCATCTGCTGGGTGAAAAAAATCTGGCTATCAAAGATCTTATCTTTGAGCATTTCGGCATAGAGATTGCGGATATTGAAAATATACTGACCCGAAACGGCAAAAAAACCATTTTCAGCGAGGTTCAGCTTTCAGAAGCAGCCCAGCTTGCGGCTGATTACACTTTCCGCCTCAAAGGTATCTTTGCCGCCCAGCTTGCCGAAACCAAGCTGATGGATTTATTTGCCAGGGTGGAAATGCCCCTTTTGCCCATTCTGCTGGGTATGGAACGCACCGGCATTATGCTGGATACAGATTTGCTGAAGGCTATGGCTGAAAAGACAGGCAGGCAGATATTTAAACTGGAAGAAGATATCTATGCCCAGGCAGGGCATAGCTTTAACATAGGTTCCCCCCAGCAGCTGGGGCGGATACTCTTTGACGAACTGAAACTGCCGGTTATCAAAAAGACCAAAACTGGCTATTCCACCGGGGCAGAGGTGCTTGAAGAGCTGAAGGGCAAGCACCGTATTGTAGACCTGATACTGGAATACCGTATGCTGGTAAAGCTGAAATCTACCTATCTGGATACCTTGCCGCGTATGGTAAACCCGCATACCCGGCGGCTGCATACCAGTTTCAACCAGACCCGTACAGCTACCGGCAGGTTATCTTCTTCCGAGCCTAATCTGCAAAACATACCTGTCAGGGGGGAAATGGGCAGGGAGATACGGCGGGCATTTATTGCGCCTCCGGGCACAGTGCTGCTGGCGGGAGATTATTCCCAAATAGACCTCAGGGTGCTGGCCCATCTTTCCCAAGACCCCGCCCTGATAGAGGCTTTCCAGAGTGACCAGGATATTCACACTGCGACCGCTGCCAGATTGCTGAATGTATCCCCGTCCAAAGTGACTAAAGAACAACGCCGCTTGGCTAAAACCGTAAATTTCGGGGTGATATACGGCATGAGCAGCTACGGGTTGGAACAGGCTACCGAGCTTTCGCTGGAAGAAGCTGACAAGTTTATAAAAGCCTATTTTGAAAAATATCCGCGGGTGGCTGTTTATTTCTCGGAGATTAAGCAGCAGGTGCGTACTCAGGGTTATGTGGAAACCCTGCTGGGCAGACGCCGCTATATACCGGAAATCAATTCACCCAACCGTATTTTGCGTGAATCAGCCGAGCGTATGGCTATCAATATGCCGGTACAGGGAACATCTGCTGACATTATCAAGCTGGCTATGGTCCGGCTGGACGAAAAGCTTAAGGAAGAAAAGCTGAAAAGCCGCCTGCTGCTTCAGGTGCATGATGAGCTTATATTTGAAGTACCCACAGCAGAGCTTGGGCGGATGAGTGATTTGCTTGTAGAAACCATGTCAGGTGCAGTTGCCTTTGAAATACCGCTCAAGGTTGAGCTTAAATCCGGGGCTAACTGGGGAGATATGGAGTAA
- a CDS encoding rhodanese-like domain-containing protein, which yields MSFKRGLTALLAFMLVCTGILTGCATGSPVDDVNLPAVQNISVAEAKALIDQNSGSADFVILDVRTPSEYAQGHILGAVNLDYYASFENSLFLLDKNKTYLVYCRSGNRSISAAQLMLENSFTSIYNMQGGINVWISGGLQLET from the coding sequence GTGTCTTTCAAACGTGGTTTAACCGCCTTGTTGGCATTTATGCTGGTATGTACCGGGATTTTGACAGGCTGTGCTACCGGTTCTCCTGTTGATGATGTAAATCTGCCCGCTGTACAGAATATATCTGTTGCCGAAGCCAAAGCCCTTATAGACCAGAATTCCGGCTCTGCGGACTTTGTCATTCTGGATGTGCGTACCCCATCCGAATATGCCCAGGGGCATATTCTGGGTGCGGTAAATCTGGATTATTACGCTTCCTTTGAAAATTCGCTTTTCCTGCTGGATAAAAATAAAACTTACCTGGTTTACTGCCGTTCAGGCAACCGCTCTATATCTGCTGCCCAGCTTATGCTGGAGAACAGTTTTACCAGCATATATAACATGCAGGGTGGCATAAACGTCTGGATATCCGGCGGACTGCAGCTGGAAACCTAG